One window of the Onthophagus taurus isolate NC unplaced genomic scaffold, IU_Otau_3.0 ScKx7SY_16, whole genome shotgun sequence genome contains the following:
- the LOC111418678 gene encoding MAM domain-containing glycosylphosphatidylinositol anchor protein 1-like, protein MKKFVILFTVITIGVGLSQYGTIRERRRSCPRLYLTNGRVRNKPRIFAQFSCNSGYLLMGERYRKCTDGRWDGKLPVCVKPSCKKPQSFQFGTFFESYNGAVLTFFCIQNYVLHGANFTYCDGKSWSSSLPACVHENSNVSVSCDFEKPDLCGWSHSLNHDFTWERINLKTPSGHVGTGPKHDHTKGEGESGYYMYIESSYRNENDTATLISPLHEKQFQKKTCLEFYYHMYGSGIGQLKLFVKFINQAGYSFAWNQIFAISGNQGDVWHRGFVDLGNLYDDFQVIFQGIRGINYVSDIAIDDVKLIEDCIIDELTTATT, encoded by the exons atgaaaaaatttgttattttgtttacgGTGATTACAATCGGGGTGGGATTATCTCAATATGGAACCATTAGGGAAAGGAGACGAT cATGCCCAAGGTTGTATTTAACGAATGGGAGGGTGCGAAATAAGCCAAGAATTTTCGCACAATTTTCGTGCAACTCTGGTTATTTATTGATGGGAGAGCGTTACAGGAAATGTACCGATGGGAGATGGGACGGGAAGCTTCCGGTTTGCGTTAAACCTAGTTGCAAAAAACCacaatcatttcaatttgGAACGTTTTTCGAATCTTACAATGGGGCTGTTTTAACATTCTTTTGCATCCAAAATTACGTTTTACACGGGGCTAATTTTACTTATTGTGATGGAAAATCATGGAGTAGCTCTTTACCCGCTTGCGTtc atgaaaATTCAAACGTTTCCGTTTCTTGCGATTTCGAAAAGCCGGATTTATGCGGATGGAGTCACAGTTTAAATCACGATTTTACTTGGGAACgtattaatttgaaaacgcCGAGTGGTCACGTGGGTACGGGGCCGAAACACGACCACACAAAAGGCGAAGGGGAAtcag gATATTACATGTATATTGAGTCGTCTTATAGAAACGAGAACGATACAGCAACCTTAATATCGCCCCTCCATGAGAAgcaattccaaaaaaaaacttgtttggAGTTTTATTACCACATGTACGGAAGCGGGATAGGCCAATTAAagttatttgttaaatttataaatcaagcGGGGTACTCGTTCGCTTGGAACCAAATTTTTGCAATCTCTGGAAATCAAGGTGATGTCTGGCATAGGGGGTTCGTCGATTTAGGGAATTTATATGATGATTTCcaa gttatattcCAAGGAATTCGAGGAATTAACTATGTGAGCGACATTGCTATAGATGATGTTAAATTAATCGAAGATTGTATAATTGATGAATTAACCACAGCCACaacgtaa